A single region of the Deinococcus malanensis genome encodes:
- a CDS encoding sensor histidine kinase, with product MPSNVVSIRLRLALWYGILSATALFLMAFFSYALFTRSQYVAQDQVLRLSARHVAAGVLGAGRSYILDTKPDSANIVLRLYNANERLVQATPGAEQVPPASPRATITAPAGPAYDSAAALVPALRANPVQSSRNAFGILMVKGERWRQYVLPLKKEDRLHGFVEALTPLGPLDRAVRDLRNLLFSLGAVSLIAVIGLGGSIAKRALAPVARLTSTAGDIAQSGDLSRRVGPVEHPDELGRLALTFNEMLGSLQASSQVQQRFLADASHELRAPLTIMQGNLELLRLHPDMDPQEKHEMLSDVEKETTRLARLVSDMLLLARRDAGVPFRAAPLDLSRIALEAFRNAQRLAGGQVVQATVAPGVRVCGDPDRLRQLILILLDNALKFTPAGRSVDLIVLEDQNHVLLVVQDEGAGIPAADQAHVFERFYRADPGRGRDPGGTGLGLPIAAWIVEQHGGRIELKSGEGQGTRVEVTLKRET from the coding sequence GTGCCTAGTAACGTTGTCTCCATCCGCCTGCGTCTCGCCCTGTGGTACGGCATTCTCAGCGCCACAGCTCTGTTCCTCATGGCGTTCTTCAGCTACGCCCTCTTCACGCGGAGTCAGTACGTCGCTCAGGATCAGGTTCTCAGGCTCAGTGCCCGGCACGTCGCTGCAGGCGTGCTGGGCGCGGGTCGGTCGTACATCCTGGACACAAAACCAGATAGTGCCAATATCGTCCTCCGGCTGTACAACGCTAACGAACGTCTCGTGCAGGCCACGCCGGGCGCGGAGCAGGTGCCCCCAGCATCACCTCGAGCGACCATCACTGCGCCCGCCGGACCCGCTTACGATTCAGCGGCAGCCCTGGTGCCTGCCCTTCGTGCGAACCCAGTGCAGTCCAGCAGGAACGCGTTCGGAATCCTCATGGTCAAGGGTGAACGCTGGCGGCAGTATGTACTCCCCTTAAAAAAAGAGGACCGCCTCCACGGGTTCGTGGAAGCGCTCACTCCTCTCGGACCGCTCGACCGTGCGGTCCGGGACCTGAGAAATCTGCTGTTCTCCCTGGGGGCGGTTTCGCTGATCGCTGTCATCGGCCTGGGAGGAAGCATTGCCAAGCGGGCCCTGGCACCTGTCGCTCGCCTGACCAGTACGGCTGGGGACATCGCGCAGTCTGGCGACCTCTCTCGCCGCGTCGGTCCGGTGGAACACCCGGATGAACTCGGGCGACTCGCCCTGACGTTCAACGAGATGCTCGGCAGTCTCCAGGCGTCATCTCAGGTTCAGCAGCGCTTCCTGGCGGACGCTTCCCACGAACTTCGTGCGCCGTTGACCATCATGCAGGGCAACCTGGAACTCCTGAGACTGCATCCCGACATGGACCCTCAGGAGAAGCACGAGATGCTGAGCGACGTTGAAAAGGAAACCACGAGGCTTGCCCGGCTCGTCTCGGACATGCTCCTCCTCGCCCGGCGGGATGCCGGGGTGCCCTTCCGCGCCGCACCCCTGGACCTCTCCAGGATTGCGCTTGAAGCCTTCAGGAACGCCCAACGCCTGGCGGGTGGGCAGGTCGTTCAGGCCACCGTCGCACCTGGTGTTCGTGTCTGCGGTGATCCCGACCGACTCCGGCAACTCATTCTGATCCTGCTGGACAATGCTCTGAAATTCACGCCCGCAGGCCGGTCTGTCGACCTCATCGTCCTAGAAGACCAGAACCATGTCCTGCTGGTGGTCCAGGATGAAGGGGCGGGCATTCCGGCCGCCGATCAGGCGCACGTCTTTGAGCGGTTCTACCGGGCGGATCCAGGACGGGGTCGGGATCCTGGCGGGACTGGTCTTGGCCTGCCGATTGCGGCCTGGATTGTGGAGCAGCATGGGGGCCGCATCGAGTTGAAAAGCGGGGAAGGTCAGGGAACACGGGTTGAGGTCACCCTCAAGCGCGAGACCTGA
- a CDS encoding response regulator transcription factor: protein MQRILVVDDDPGITSMLRRGLAYDGYTVNVAGSGEEALEIARTHPPDLVVLDVMMPNMDGLQVLWRLRAEDPQLCVILLTARDAAEDQVGGLEAGADDYVVKPFTFEILRARIRALLRRSEGGTADVLSFGNIVVDVTKHQVWQGEREVILTAQEFKVLRVFVEQPERVMSKSMLLSQAWDPDYDGDDNIVEVYVKQLRQKLEVNDESRVIHTIRGAGYVLRA from the coding sequence ATGCAGCGAATCCTGGTGGTCGATGATGATCCAGGCATCACGAGTATGCTGCGCCGGGGCCTCGCCTACGACGGTTATACGGTGAATGTGGCCGGATCAGGAGAGGAAGCCCTCGAAATCGCACGTACTCATCCTCCGGATCTGGTGGTCCTCGACGTAATGATGCCGAACATGGACGGCCTGCAGGTCCTCTGGCGTTTGCGTGCCGAAGATCCACAGCTTTGCGTGATCCTGTTAACCGCGAGGGACGCGGCGGAGGACCAGGTGGGCGGGCTGGAGGCTGGGGCCGATGATTATGTGGTCAAACCCTTCACGTTCGAGATTCTGCGTGCCCGTATTCGTGCCCTGCTGCGCCGCTCTGAAGGCGGGACGGCTGACGTGCTGTCCTTCGGCAATATCGTCGTAGACGTCACGAAGCATCAGGTCTGGCAAGGCGAACGGGAAGTGATCCTGACCGCACAGGAATTCAAGGTCCTGCGGGTCTTTGTTGAGCAGCCAGAACGCGTGATGAGCAAATCCATGCTCCTGAGCCAGGCGTGGGACCCGGACTACGACGGGGATGACAATATCGTGGAGGTGTACGTCAAGCAGCTCCGCCAGAAACTGGAGGTGAACGACGAATCCCGTGTGATTCACACCATCCGCGGAGCGGGCTACGTGCTGCGTGCCTAG
- a CDS encoding DUF2382 domain-containing protein translates to MPHLHRLSEISSRHSQDFQQAGMHNPVGQPAHISGGQTIGRVADALVDDTQGRIRYLVVDQDGGDINGSALIPIGLARIENDGVYFDDLTTSQYSSLHRYSDHEEYTFEHQSSDERVLRGATGTAAMTSTTTTETTQHGYNYRDEDTSDRLFKTPERLQLLEERLVVDKERYLAGSVQIGKHVETRQENVAVQVEHEEVVIERHAVGDGRPVEGNVHLGDNTTVRVDVEAERANIGKQAFVTEEVSVGKRTITETETHTAEVGREVLDVDKSGDVNLNATPDDRRDR, encoded by the coding sequence ATGCCGCACCTACACCGACTGTCCGAGATCTCCAGCCGCCACAGCCAGGACTTCCAGCAGGCTGGAATGCATAACCCGGTCGGCCAGCCCGCCCACATCAGCGGCGGCCAGACCATTGGCCGGGTCGCCGACGCCCTGGTGGACGATACCCAGGGCCGCATCCGCTACCTGGTGGTCGACCAGGACGGCGGTGACATCAACGGCTCGGCCCTGATCCCGATTGGTCTGGCGCGCATCGAGAACGACGGCGTGTACTTCGATGACCTCACGACCAGCCAGTACTCCAGCCTGCACCGGTACAGCGATCACGAGGAGTACACCTTCGAGCACCAGAGCAGCGATGAACGGGTCCTGCGTGGCGCGACCGGCACGGCAGCGATGACCAGCACCACCACGACCGAGACCACCCAGCACGGCTACAACTACCGCGACGAGGACACCAGCGACCGCCTGTTCAAGACGCCTGAGCGCCTCCAGCTGCTTGAGGAGCGTCTGGTGGTGGACAAGGAGCGGTACCTGGCCGGCAGCGTGCAGATCGGTAAGCACGTTGAAACCCGTCAGGAGAACGTGGCCGTGCAGGTCGAGCACGAGGAAGTGGTAATCGAACGTCACGCGGTGGGTGACGGCCGTCCGGTCGAGGGCAACGTCCATCTGGGCGATAACACCACGGTGCGGGTCGACGTCGAAGCCGAGCGTGCCAACATCGGCAAGCAGGCCTTCGTGACAGAAGAGGTTTCGGTCGGCAAGCGCACCATCACGGAGACGGAAACGCACACGGCCGAAGTGGGCCGGGAAGTGCTTGACGTCGATAAATCCGGGGACGTCAACCTGAACGCGACGCCAGACGATCGCCGCGACCGCTGA
- a CDS encoding DUF1206 domain-containing protein has product MKVLARLGYFVKGMVYITLGVLTAKAAILVTIHPPGTRGVLEMIGEDLFGQVTLAITAAGLFGYALWQGFRATVNPERYPRTLKGVAKRLGLLLSAGAYASLTYFATVLVLFDSPDRQNLNAEDDWTEWLLSLPFGQLLVGLGGLVVVAVALNLCYVAYSGMFMKRLELVGGHETQRRLITTIGRLGIAARGLVIGIVGIFFIQAAWDFSPERAGGLREALRAVENGPYGQWLLSFIAVGLVAFGLYELLRSRYRRIPVDT; this is encoded by the coding sequence ATGAAAGTACTGGCACGTCTCGGCTATTTCGTGAAAGGAATGGTTTACATCACGCTTGGCGTGCTCACCGCCAAGGCGGCAATCCTGGTGACGATCCACCCGCCAGGAACCCGTGGCGTTCTCGAAATGATTGGGGAGGACCTGTTCGGACAGGTAACCCTGGCCATCACCGCCGCTGGCTTGTTCGGGTACGCCCTGTGGCAAGGCTTCCGGGCCACTGTGAACCCCGAGCGGTACCCCCGCACCCTGAAAGGGGTCGCCAAGCGCCTCGGTCTGCTCCTGAGTGCAGGTGCCTACGCCAGCCTGACCTACTTTGCAACCGTCCTGGTCCTGTTCGATAGTCCAGACCGCCAGAACCTGAATGCCGAGGATGACTGGACAGAATGGCTGCTCTCCCTGCCCTTCGGACAGCTCCTCGTCGGACTTGGTGGCCTCGTCGTGGTGGCTGTCGCCCTGAACCTGTGCTACGTGGCGTACTCCGGCATGTTCATGAAGCGTCTGGAACTGGTAGGCGGCCATGAAACGCAGCGGCGCCTCATCACGACCATTGGCCGCCTTGGCATCGCTGCACGAGGCCTGGTGATCGGAATCGTCGGTATCTTCTTTATTCAGGCCGCGTGGGATTTCAGTCCGGAGAGAGCAGGAGGGCTCAGGGAAGCCCTGCGGGCCGTGGAGAATGGTCCATATGGACAGTGGCTCTTAAGCTTCATAGCGGTCGGGCTCGTCGCCTTTGGCCTCTACGAGTTGCTTCGCAGCCGGTACCGGAGGATCCCAGTGGACACGTAA